The Phragmites australis chromosome 15, lpPhrAust1.1, whole genome shotgun sequence genome window below encodes:
- the LOC133893450 gene encoding carboxylesterase 15-like has protein sequence MVASTVASGDAPPHVVEDCRGVLRVLSDGTVVRSAEPLGGTEADVPADPSVEWKDAVYNAAQGLRLRVYKPAADAGKRKLPVVVYFHGGGFCIGSYAWPIFHAACSRLAAGLGAIVLSADYRLAPEHRLPAAIDDACAVLLWLRDEAGADPWLAEVADVSRVFVAGESAGGVLAHHMNVRFSGAPAALHPIRLRGFVMLMPFFTGSEPTPYELSCPDDAFLNRDMSGRYIRLCLPAGATADHPFLNPFAPDAPRLDRLDVGPTLVVVAWDDILRDRNVEYARRMAEMGKPVEVVEFPGQGHAFFSLRPWSEPVGELVRVVQQFMDKACSC, from the coding sequence ATGGTTGCCTCCACGGTCGCCTCCGGCGACGCGCCCCCGCACGTCGTCGAGGACTGCCGCGGCGTCCTGCGCGTGCTCAGCGACGGCACCGTCGTCCGGTCCGCAGAGCCGCTCGGTGGCACCGAGGCGGACGTCCCCGCCGACCCGTCCGTCGAGTGGAAGGACGCCGTCTACAACGCCGCGCAAGGCCTGCGCCTCCGCGTGTACAAGCCCGCGGCGGACGCCGGCAAGAGGAAGCTCCCTGTCGTGGTCTATTTCCACGGTGGTGGCTTCTGCATCGGCTCCTACGCGTGGCCGATCTTCCACGCCGCCTGCAGCAGGCTTGCCGCGGGGCTGGGCGCCATCGTCCTGTCCGCGGACTACCGCCTCGCGCCCGAGCACCGCCTGCCCGCCGCCATCGACGACGCGTGCGCGGTCCTCCTCTGGCTCCGCGACGAGGCCGGCGCTGACCCCTGGCTCGCCGAGGTCGCCGACGTGAGCAGAGTCTTCGTCGCCGGCGAGTCAGCGGGCGGCGTCCTCGCGCATCACATGAACGTCCGCTTCTCCGGCGCGCCGGCCGCGCTACACCCTATCCGGCTCCGCGGGTTCGTCATGCTTATGCCGTTCTTCACCGGCTCCGAGCCGACTCCTTACGAGCTGAGCTGCCCGGACGACGCGTTCCTGAACAGGGACATGTCCGGCCGGTACATCCGGCTGTGCCTCCCGGCCGGCGCCACAGCGGACCACCCATTTCTGAATCCGTTCGCGCCGGACGCGCCGAGGCTGGACCGTCTCGACGTCGGGCCGACGCTGGTCGTCGTGGCCTGGGACGACATCCTGCGGGACAGGAACGTGGAGTACGCGCGAAGGATGGCGGAGATGGGGAAGCCGGTGGAGGTCGTCGAGTTCCCGGGGCAGGGGCACGCCTTCTTCTCGCTCCGGCCGTGGAGCGAGCCGGTGGGCGAGCTGG